In Parasegetibacter sp. NRK P23, a single genomic region encodes these proteins:
- a CDS encoding response regulator transcription factor, with amino-acid sequence MTEIRILVVEDEKKIADSLNKGLVENHYEVDIAYDGLIAKRMFSASPYDLVILDINLPGLNGYELCHEIRSVNAQVPIIMLTALGATDDKIEAFDAGADDYVVKPFEFKELLVRIRALLKRAQYGIPTGNMLKVADLEMNLDSKEVTRNGNAVSLTAKEFQLLEYFVRNKNRVVSRADIARNVWDIDFDTGTNVIDVYVNFLRKKIDKDHEQKLIKTQVGMGYILKESGD; translated from the coding sequence ATGACTGAAATCCGGATTCTGGTGGTGGAAGATGAAAAAAAAATCGCCGATTCGCTCAACAAAGGATTGGTGGAAAATCATTATGAAGTGGACATCGCTTACGATGGGCTCATCGCCAAAAGGATGTTCTCCGCTTCTCCCTACGACCTCGTGATCCTGGATATCAACCTGCCCGGTCTCAATGGCTACGAACTCTGCCACGAAATAAGATCGGTCAACGCGCAGGTGCCCATCATCATGCTCACCGCACTCGGGGCCACCGATGATAAAATCGAAGCCTTCGACGCAGGCGCGGACGATTATGTGGTGAAACCATTTGAGTTCAAAGAACTGCTCGTGCGCATACGCGCATTGCTGAAAAGGGCGCAGTACGGTATCCCAACAGGGAATATGCTGAAAGTGGCCGACCTCGAAATGAACCTCGACAGCAAAGAGGTAACCAGGAACGGCAACGCGGTATCCCTTACCGCAAAAGAATTCCAATTGCTCGAATACTTTGTACGCAACAAAAACCGCGTGGTCTCCAGAGCCGATATCGCCCGCAATGTCTGGGACATCGACTTTGATACGGGAACAAACGTGATTGATGTTTACGTAAACTTCCTGCGCAAAAAGATTGACAAGGACCATGAACAG
- the rplL gene encoding 50S ribosomal protein L7/L12 gives MADVKALAEQLVGLTVKEVQELADVLKADYGIEPAAAAVVVAAGDGGGAAAAAEKTAFDVILKSAGASKLNVVKIVKDLTGLGLKEAKELVDGAPKTLKEGVTKAEAEDLKAKLTEAGAEVEIA, from the coding sequence ATGGCAGACGTTAAAGCATTAGCCGAACAACTCGTTGGTCTTACTGTAAAAGAAGTACAGGAACTGGCCGACGTTCTGAAAGCAGACTACGGTATCGAACCAGCAGCAGCAGCAGTAGTAGTAGCCGCCGGCGACGGTGGTGGCGCAGCAGCAGCAGCTGAAAAAACAGCGTTCGACGTGATCCTGAAAAGTGCAGGCGCTTCTAAACTGAACGTAGTGAAGATCGTTAAAGACCTCACTGGTCTCGGTCTGAAAGAAGCAAAAGAACTGGTTGACGGCGCTCCGAAAACACTGAAAGAAGGTGTTACCAAAGCTGAAGCTGAAGACCTGAAAGCGAAGCTCACTGAAGCTGGCGCTGAGGTTGAAATCGCTTAA
- the rplJ gene encoding 50S ribosomal protein L10, giving the protein MNKDQKQEVIELLKGKFSQYNNFYITDTESLTVAQVSTLRRHCFDKNVEMKVAKNTLIKKALESLDGEKYSGVYEALNNVTALMFSENPKEPALILSSFRKESNGDRPVLKAAFINGEVYTGDEQLKALTQLKTKNELIGEVIGLLQSPAKRVLAALLHHHEKQAEGAATAE; this is encoded by the coding sequence ATGAACAAAGACCAGAAACAAGAAGTGATTGAACTGCTGAAAGGCAAGTTCTCTCAATACAACAACTTCTACATCACTGATACAGAAAGCCTCACCGTTGCGCAGGTGAGCACCCTTCGTCGCCACTGCTTCGATAAGAACGTGGAAATGAAGGTGGCTAAAAACACGCTCATCAAAAAAGCACTCGAATCACTCGATGGCGAAAAATACAGCGGTGTGTATGAAGCCCTGAACAACGTGACCGCACTGATGTTCAGCGAAAACCCAAAAGAACCGGCCCTGATCCTCTCTTCTTTCCGTAAGGAAAGCAATGGCGACAGGCCCGTGCTGAAAGCCGCTTTCATCAACGGTGAAGTGTACACCGGCGACGAACAACTGAAAGCGCTGACTCAACTGAAGACCAAAAACGAACTCATCGGAGAAGTTATTGGCTTGCTTCAATCCCCTGCAAAACGCGTACTGGCTGCTTTACTGCACCACCACGAAAAGCAGGCTGAAGGTGCAGCAACTGCTGAGTAA
- the rplA gene encoding 50S ribosomal protein L1, with amino-acid sequence MATTKKRKVADSKVDKNKVYSLKEAATLVKEVNTTKFDASVDIHVRLGVDPKKADQAIRGSVTLPHGTGKTKRVLVLCTPDKEADATKAGADHVGLDEFIQKIEAGWTDIDVIIATPSVMPKIGKLGKILGPRNLMPNPKTGTVTNDVAAAVNEVKGGKITFKVDKAGIIHASIGRVSFDVQKIQENSTELINAIIKLKPSTAKGTYLKGVSMASTMSPGITVDTKNFLN; translated from the coding sequence ATGGCAACCACCAAAAAAAGAAAAGTAGCCGACAGTAAAGTCGACAAAAATAAAGTGTACTCCCTGAAGGAAGCTGCTACCCTCGTAAAAGAGGTGAACACCACTAAGTTCGATGCTTCCGTAGACATTCACGTTCGTCTGGGCGTTGATCCCAAAAAAGCCGATCAGGCTATTCGCGGTTCAGTAACCCTGCCCCACGGTACAGGTAAAACAAAGCGCGTTCTCGTACTTTGCACACCTGACAAAGAAGCCGATGCTACCAAAGCAGGCGCTGACCATGTTGGTCTGGATGAATTTATTCAGAAAATCGAAGCAGGCTGGACTGACATCGATGTAATCATCGCTACCCCGTCCGTAATGCCTAAGATCGGTAAACTGGGTAAAATCCTCGGCCCACGTAACCTGATGCCCAACCCCAAAACAGGTACCGTTACCAACGATGTGGCGGCTGCCGTAAACGAGGTGAAAGGCGGTAAGATTACCTTTAAAGTGGATAAAGCAGGTATCATCCACGCCTCTATCGGACGCGTATCTTTCGATGTGCAGAAGATCCAGGAAAACAGTACCGAACTGATCAATGCCATCATCAAGCTGAAACCATCCACCGCGAAAGGTACTTACCTGAAAGGTGTGAGCATGGCCAGCACCATGAGCCCCGGCATCACGGTTGATACCAAAAACTTCCTGAACTAA
- the rplK gene encoding 50S ribosomal protein L11: protein MAKEITGYVKLQCKGGQANPAPPIGPALGSKGINIMEFCKQFNARTQDKMGKVLPVLITVFSDKSFEFVIKTPPAPVQLLEAAKIQSGSKEPNRNKVGKVTWAQVEAIAKDKMPDLNCFTVESAMRMVAGTARSMGITVDGQAPWEN, encoded by the coding sequence ATGGCAAAAGAAATTACAGGCTACGTTAAGTTGCAGTGTAAAGGAGGACAGGCGAACCCTGCACCTCCCATCGGACCAGCCCTCGGTTCCAAAGGAATCAACATCATGGAGTTCTGCAAGCAGTTCAATGCGCGCACCCAGGATAAAATGGGCAAGGTTCTTCCCGTTCTCATCACTGTTTTCTCCGACAAATCTTTCGAGTTTGTTATCAAAACTCCTCCGGCTCCCGTTCAGTTGCTGGAAGCGGCTAAAATTCAAAGTGGTTCCAAAGAGCCTAACCGTAACAAGGTGGGTAAGGTAACCTGGGCCCAGGTTGAAGCTATCGCAAAAGACAAGATGCCCGATCTGAACTGTTTCACCGTGGAAAGCGCCATGCGTATGGTGGCTGGTACGGCAAGAAGCATGGGTATCACCGTTGATGGCCAGGCTCCCTGGGAAAACTAA
- the nusG gene encoding transcription termination/antitermination protein NusG: MEAAVNQVETKWYVLRVVSGKEKKVKEYLDKEISRGGWSEVVKQVFLPVEKVYKVQNGKKVMRERNYYPGYVMIEIADGKLSDDLKDTIKNTSNVIHFLGKENPIALRKAEVNKMLGKMDEMAEAGGMNMSEPFIIGETIKIIEGPFNDFNGIIEEVNDEKKKLKVTVKIFGRSTPVELNYMQVEKLA, from the coding sequence ATGGAAGCAGCAGTTAATCAAGTAGAAACGAAATGGTACGTGCTCCGCGTGGTGAGTGGAAAGGAAAAGAAAGTAAAGGAGTACCTCGATAAGGAAATTTCAAGGGGTGGCTGGAGTGAAGTGGTGAAACAGGTGTTCCTGCCCGTGGAGAAAGTATACAAGGTGCAGAACGGTAAGAAGGTAATGCGGGAACGCAACTACTATCCCGGTTATGTGATGATCGAGATCGCAGATGGAAAACTTTCTGACGACCTGAAAGACACCATCAAGAACACTTCCAATGTGATCCATTTCCTCGGAAAAGAGAACCCCATTGCACTCCGCAAAGCGGAAGTGAACAAGATGCTGGGTAAAATGGATGAAATGGCGGAAGCGGGTGGCATGAACATGAGCGAGCCTTTCATCATCGGTGAAACCATCAAGATCATCGAAGGACCTTTCAACGACTTCAACGGTATCATCGAAGAAGTAAACGATGAGAAGAAGAAACTGAAAGTGACCGTAAAAATATTCGGACGCTCCACACCAGTGGAACTGAACTATATGCAGGTAGAGAAGCTTGCTTAA
- the secE gene encoding preprotein translocase subunit SecE: protein MNKISTYFKESYKELVEKVTWPTGEQLQQSTMIVLGATLVITAIVWVMDFAANSLLKFIYSFFS from the coding sequence ATGAATAAGATATCAACTTATTTTAAAGAATCATACAAGGAACTGGTTGAAAAAGTAACCTGGCCCACCGGGGAACAATTACAACAAAGTACCATGATCGTTCTGGGTGCAACCCTGGTTATCACAGCTATCGTTTGGGTGATGGACTTTGCCGCGAATTCTCTTCTTAAATTCATTTACTCATTCTTTAGCTAA
- the tuf gene encoding elongation factor Tu has translation MSKETFKREKPHVNVGTIGHVDHGKTTLTAAITDILAKKGLAQKKNYDEIDGAPEEKERGITINTAHVEYQTDNRHYAHVDCPGHADYVKNMITGAAQMDGAILVVAATDGPMPQTKEHILLARQVGVPRIVVFMNKVDLVDDPELLELVEMEIRDLLSSYGFDGDNTPIIKGSATGALAGEEKWVKCVEELMDAVDTYIPLPPRPIDQPFLMSVEDVFSITGRGTVATGRIERGVIKVGEPVEIVGLVEAPMNSVVTGVEMFKKLLDRGEAGDNAGLLLRGIEKTQIRRGMVICAPKSITPHTEFKGEVYVLSKEEGGRHTPFFNKYRPQFYFRTTDVTGECMLPEGTEMVMPGDNTSLTVKLIQPIAMEKGLKFAIREGGRTVGAGQVTEILK, from the coding sequence ATGTCAAAAGAGACCTTTAAGAGGGAGAAACCTCACGTGAACGTTGGTACCATTGGTCACGTAGACCACGGTAAAACTACTTTGACTGCAGCTATTACCGATATTCTGGCGAAAAAAGGTTTGGCGCAGAAGAAGAACTACGACGAAATTGATGGTGCCCCCGAAGAAAAAGAGCGTGGTATCACTATCAATACCGCACACGTAGAATACCAGACTGACAACAGGCACTATGCTCACGTGGACTGCCCCGGTCACGCTGACTACGTGAAGAACATGATCACCGGTGCTGCCCAGATGGACGGCGCTATCCTGGTGGTTGCCGCAACAGATGGTCCTATGCCCCAGACCAAAGAGCACATCCTGCTCGCCCGTCAGGTAGGCGTTCCCCGTATTGTTGTATTTATGAACAAAGTTGACCTGGTTGACGATCCCGAACTGCTTGAACTGGTAGAAATGGAGATTCGTGACCTGTTGTCTTCTTATGGTTTCGACGGCGACAACACCCCCATCATCAAAGGTTCCGCTACAGGCGCCCTCGCTGGTGAAGAAAAATGGGTTAAATGCGTTGAAGAACTGATGGACGCTGTGGATACTTACATTCCCCTGCCTCCCCGTCCGATCGATCAGCCATTCCTGATGTCTGTTGAAGACGTATTCTCTATCACTGGTCGTGGTACCGTTGCAACCGGTCGTATCGAGCGCGGTGTAATCAAAGTTGGTGAGCCCGTTGAGATCGTAGGTCTCGTGGAAGCACCCATGAACTCCGTTGTAACTGGTGTTGAGATGTTCAAAAAACTGCTGGATCGTGGTGAAGCTGGTGACAACGCCGGTCTGCTGCTCCGCGGTATTGAAAAAACTCAGATCCGTCGTGGTATGGTTATTTGCGCGCCAAAATCCATCACCCCGCACACTGAGTTCAAAGGTGAAGTTTACGTACTGAGCAAAGAAGAAGGTGGCCGTCACACGCCGTTCTTCAACAAATACCGTCCTCAGTTCTACTTCCGTACTACGGACGTAACAGGTGAGTGTATGCTGCCTGAAGGAACTGAAATGGTAATGCCTGGTGATAACACTTCCCTCACTGTAAAACTGATCCAGCCCATCGCTATGGAAAAAGGTCTGAAATTCGCTATCCGCGAAGGTGGACGTACCGTAGGTGCAGGTCAGGTTACTGAGATCCTGAAGTAA
- the gltB gene encoding glutamate synthase large subunit, whose protein sequence is MTNGGLYLPQMEHDACGIGFVASIKGNKSHQNITDALTILENMEHRGACGCESNTGDGAGIMIQIPHEFFFDECLKLGVHLPAYGRYGVGMIFFPREIKLREECRDIFNRAAEKLNLEILAYRKVPVNQDGIGSTALSVEPEIEQVFIACPDHIKDTEDFERKLFILRNYATHTIQSVLKKDTIGFYMASLSHKVIVYKGQLTTAQVRSYFTDLSNKRMVSAFGLVHSRFATNTFPSWKLAQPFRYIAHNGEINTLQGNLNWLRSSEKNFETPYFSKEELEMILPIVSGVQSDSACLDNVIELLMLTGRSLPHVMMMLIPEAWDGNDQMDPVKKAFYEYHASIMEPWDGPASISFTDGKMIGATLDRNGLRPSRYCVTKDDRVIMASETGALPIDQSTIIEKGRLQPGKMFVVDMEQGRIISDDELKQSICSQKPYGDWLNQYKIRLDELDEPRVTFTHLSDESVQKYQKAFGYSTEDIETILKPMALDGKEPVGSMGTDVPLAILSDQPQHLTSYFKQLFAQVTNPPIDPIRERLVMSLVAYVGNNGNLLNESPMHCHTLALPNPILSSKELEKLRSIDTGLFQAKTLQCYFRADGKAGSLKKGLDRLCRYAVDAVEDGFEVIVLTDRAIDSEHAPIPSLLACSAVHHHLIRKGYRGKVGLVVEAGDVWEVHHFACLLAFGATAINPYLAMATIRNMKWNGELDTDKEWHDLRKNYIKAVCDGLLKVFSKMGISTLQSYQGAQIMEILGLNQEVVDQYFTGAVSRIQGMGLDDIAKEVLAKHSLGFSKKNVPVDRLPVGGIYQWKRKGEFHLFNPATIHLLQYSTKLNDYGTFKKYSKLVNDQSEKACTLRSQFQFKKLRPSISIDEVESAESIFKRFATGAMSFGSISWEAHTTLAIAMNRIGAKSNTGEGGEDDARYTPLENGDSMRSSIKQVASGRFGVTSLYLTEADELQIKMAQGAKPGEGGQLPGHKVDDWIGRVRHSTPGVGLISPPPHHDIYSIEDLAQLIYDLKNANRAARINVKLVSKAGVGTIAAGVAKAKADVILIAGHDGGTGASPISSIKHAGLPWELGLAETHQTLVKNKLRSRVTVQTDGQLRTGRDIAVATLLGAEEWGIATAALVVEGCIMMRKCHLNTCPVGVATQDPELRKRFTGNADHVVNFFRFITEEFREIMAELGFRTVNEMVGQVQFLESKDNVTHWKYSKLDLSPILYKEPEADFTGLYKQEEQDHGIADVLDWKLLETAKPALEKKERVFGSFNIKNTDRTVGTILSNEVTKRYKAEGLPEDTIHLKFTGTAGQSFGAFNTNGITLELEGDANDYFGKGLSGARLVVYPSKDAGFVPEDNILIGNVAFYGATSGEAFIRGKAGERFAVRNSGAVAVVEGIGDHGCEYMTGGRVVILGGTGRNFAAGMSGGIAYVYDVKGQFSTNCNKEMVDLDPVSQEDAQELFDLIQRHYAYTASSVARFVLDDFENQLQHFVKVFPSDYKKVLAQKKSELNQKKTS, encoded by the coding sequence ATGACAAACGGAGGGTTGTATCTGCCGCAGATGGAGCACGATGCCTGCGGGATCGGGTTTGTGGCGAGCATCAAAGGAAACAAGTCGCATCAAAACATCACAGATGCGCTTACCATCCTGGAGAACATGGAACACCGCGGCGCCTGCGGCTGTGAGAGCAACACCGGCGACGGTGCCGGTATTATGATCCAGATTCCACACGAATTTTTCTTCGACGAATGCCTTAAACTGGGCGTGCATCTTCCCGCTTACGGAAGATACGGCGTGGGCATGATCTTCTTCCCCAGAGAAATCAAACTGAGGGAAGAATGCCGCGACATCTTTAACCGTGCAGCGGAGAAGCTGAACCTGGAAATCCTCGCCTATCGCAAGGTTCCCGTGAACCAGGACGGCATCGGTTCCACCGCGCTTTCCGTAGAACCGGAGATCGAACAGGTGTTCATCGCATGTCCGGACCACATCAAGGATACCGAAGATTTCGAACGGAAACTCTTCATCCTCCGCAACTACGCCACACACACCATTCAAAGTGTATTGAAAAAGGATACCATCGGCTTTTACATGGCATCCCTCTCGCATAAAGTGATCGTATACAAAGGGCAACTCACTACCGCCCAGGTACGCAGCTATTTCACGGATCTTTCCAACAAAAGAATGGTGAGCGCCTTCGGCCTGGTGCATTCCCGTTTCGCTACCAACACCTTCCCTTCCTGGAAACTGGCGCAACCCTTCCGCTACATCGCGCACAATGGTGAGATCAATACATTGCAGGGCAACCTCAACTGGCTTCGTTCCAGCGAAAAGAATTTTGAAACGCCCTATTTCAGCAAGGAAGAACTGGAAATGATCCTCCCGATCGTTTCAGGCGTTCAGTCCGATTCCGCCTGCCTCGATAATGTGATCGAACTACTGATGCTGACCGGAAGAAGTCTGCCACACGTCATGATGATGCTCATTCCTGAAGCATGGGATGGCAACGACCAGATGGACCCGGTGAAAAAGGCGTTTTACGAATACCACGCATCCATTATGGAACCATGGGACGGACCAGCGTCCATCTCCTTCACCGATGGTAAAATGATCGGCGCGACACTGGACAGGAACGGCCTACGCCCCTCCCGCTATTGCGTTACAAAAGATGACCGTGTGATCATGGCTTCTGAAACCGGCGCATTGCCCATTGATCAATCCACCATCATTGAAAAGGGCCGTCTGCAGCCCGGAAAAATGTTCGTGGTAGATATGGAACAGGGCCGCATTATTTCAGATGATGAACTGAAACAGTCTATCTGCTCCCAGAAGCCTTACGGCGACTGGCTGAATCAATATAAAATCCGCCTGGATGAACTGGACGAGCCTCGTGTAACTTTCACGCACCTCTCCGATGAATCCGTGCAGAAATACCAGAAAGCATTTGGCTATTCTACGGAAGATATTGAAACCATCCTGAAGCCCATGGCGCTTGATGGCAAGGAACCCGTTGGCTCCATGGGTACCGACGTGCCGCTGGCCATACTTTCCGACCAGCCGCAACACCTCACCAGCTATTTCAAACAGCTGTTCGCGCAGGTAACCAATCCACCCATCGATCCCATCCGGGAAAGACTGGTAATGAGCCTCGTGGCTTACGTAGGCAATAACGGCAACCTGCTGAACGAATCGCCCATGCACTGCCATACCCTGGCACTGCCCAACCCGATTCTTTCCAGCAAGGAACTGGAAAAACTGCGCAGTATTGACACTGGCTTGTTCCAGGCCAAAACACTACAATGTTATTTCCGTGCGGACGGGAAAGCCGGTTCACTCAAAAAAGGCCTTGACCGTCTTTGCAGGTACGCCGTGGATGCCGTGGAAGACGGCTTTGAAGTGATCGTACTCACCGACCGCGCCATTGATTCTGAACACGCCCCCATCCCCTCTCTCCTCGCCTGTTCCGCTGTTCACCACCACCTGATCCGCAAAGGATACCGCGGAAAAGTTGGACTGGTAGTGGAAGCCGGTGATGTATGGGAAGTACACCATTTCGCCTGCCTGCTTGCTTTCGGCGCCACAGCCATCAATCCATACCTGGCCATGGCCACCATCCGCAACATGAAGTGGAACGGCGAACTGGATACCGACAAAGAATGGCACGATCTCCGGAAGAACTACATCAAAGCCGTGTGCGATGGGCTGCTGAAAGTATTCTCCAAAATGGGCATCTCCACCCTTCAATCTTATCAGGGCGCACAGATCATGGAAATACTCGGCCTGAACCAGGAAGTGGTAGACCAATACTTCACAGGCGCCGTATCCCGCATACAGGGCATGGGGCTTGATGATATCGCGAAAGAAGTACTGGCGAAACACTCGCTGGGCTTCAGCAAAAAGAATGTTCCTGTAGACAGGTTACCAGTTGGCGGCATCTACCAGTGGAAACGCAAAGGTGAATTCCACCTTTTCAATCCAGCCACCATCCACCTGCTGCAATATTCTACCAAACTCAACGATTACGGCACTTTCAAGAAATACTCCAAACTGGTGAACGACCAGAGCGAAAAAGCATGCACGCTCCGCAGCCAGTTCCAGTTCAAAAAACTGCGTCCTTCCATCTCCATTGATGAAGTGGAATCCGCTGAAAGCATTTTTAAACGCTTCGCTACCGGCGCCATGTCATTCGGCTCCATTTCATGGGAAGCGCATACTACGCTGGCCATCGCGATGAACAGGATCGGCGCGAAAAGTAATACCGGCGAAGGTGGTGAAGATGATGCACGTTACACGCCGCTTGAAAATGGCGACTCCATGCGCTCCTCCATCAAACAGGTGGCATCCGGACGTTTCGGGGTAACCAGTCTTTACCTGACAGAAGCCGATGAACTCCAGATCAAAATGGCGCAGGGCGCAAAACCCGGAGAAGGCGGACAACTTCCCGGCCATAAAGTAGACGACTGGATAGGCAGGGTGCGTCACTCCACACCAGGTGTGGGCCTGATCTCCCCTCCTCCGCACCACGATATTTATTCCATTGAAGACCTGGCACAACTGATCTACGACCTGAAAAACGCGAACCGCGCGGCACGCATCAATGTGAAGCTGGTTTCTAAAGCAGGCGTAGGCACCATCGCCGCAGGCGTGGCCAAAGCAAAAGCCGATGTGATCCTGATCGCAGGACACGATGGCGGAACCGGCGCATCGCCGATCAGCTCCATCAAACATGCGGGACTTCCCTGGGAACTGGGCCTGGCTGAAACACACCAGACCCTGGTTAAAAACAAATTGCGTAGCCGTGTTACCGTTCAAACCGATGGACAATTGAGAACCGGAAGGGATATCGCCGTCGCCACACTGCTTGGCGCGGAAGAATGGGGCATAGCTACCGCCGCATTAGTAGTGGAAGGCTGCATCATGATGCGCAAATGCCACCTGAATACCTGCCCGGTAGGGGTCGCCACACAGGATCCGGAATTACGCAAACGCTTCACCGGAAATGCTGACCACGTGGTAAATTTCTTCCGTTTCATTACTGAAGAATTCCGTGAGATCATGGCAGAACTGGGCTTCCGCACCGTAAATGAAATGGTGGGACAAGTACAGTTCCTGGAATCAAAGGACAACGTAACCCACTGGAAATACAGCAAACTTGACCTTTCGCCCATTCTGTACAAAGAACCTGAAGCAGACTTCACCGGTTTGTACAAGCAGGAAGAGCAGGACCATGGTATTGCCGATGTGCTGGACTGGAAACTCCTGGAAACGGCCAAGCCAGCCCTCGAAAAGAAAGAACGCGTATTCGGAAGTTTCAACATAAAAAATACAGACCGCACAGTAGGTACCATCTTATCGAATGAAGTGACCAAACGCTACAAAGCGGAAGGATTACCTGAAGATACCATCCACCTGAAATTCACCGGAACCGCGGGCCAGAGCTTCGGCGCCTTCAATACCAATGGCATTACCCTGGAACTGGAAGGCGACGCGAACGATTACTTCGGCAAGGGCCTGAGCGGCGCGCGCCTGGTGGTTTATCCGTCAAAAGATGCCGGCTTTGTTCCTGAAGACAATATTCTGATTGGTAACGTGGCCTTTTATGGCGCCACTTCAGGTGAGGCATTCATCCGGGGCAAGGCAGGCGAACGCTTTGCCGTGCGTAACTCCGGCGCGGTAGCCGTAGTGGAAGGCATCGGCGACCATGGTTGTGAGTACATGACCGGCGGCCGTGTGGTAATCCTGGGCGGCACCGGACGCAACTTCGCGGCGGGCATGAGCGGCGGTATCGCTTACGTGTACGATGTGAAAGGACAATTCAGCACCAACTGCAACAAAGAAATGGTGGACCTCGATCCCGTTTCGCAGGAAGACGCACAGGAATTGTTCGACCTCATTCAGCGTCATTACGCTTACACGGCCAGCAGCGTGGCTCGTTTTGTTCTTGATGATTTCGAAAACCAGCTTCAGCATTTTGTAAAAGTTTTCCCAAGCGATTACAAAAAAGTGCTGGCGCAGAAAAAATCGGAACTCAACCAGAAAAAAACATCCTAA
- a CDS encoding glutamate synthase subunit beta has product MGKPTGFLEFTREMPGKKPAQERVKHYNEFVESYSEEKLNQQSARCMNCGVPFCHSGCPLGNVIPEFNDAVYKKKWKEAYDILTSTNNFPEFTGRICPAPCESACVLGINQPPVAIEEIEKHIIEIAFSKGYVKAKKPALRTGKKVAVVGSGPAGLAAAAQLNQAGHWVTVFERDDAAGGLLRYGIPDFKLEKKVIDRRIAVMEEEGIEFRCNTNIGVDVSVSDLLREYHAIVLAGGSTIPRDLNVTGRQFNGVHYAMEFLKQQNKRVSNRSFTEAELSAKGKDVVVIGGGDTGSDCVGTSNRHGAKSITQFELLPQPPAERTGYMPWPTYPMLLKTTTSHEEGVERKWAVATKEFIGDENGKLKALKIVDLEWKSGPEGRPASFVEVPGSEREIPCQLALLAMGFLHPQKEGMISELEVELDERGNVRASEKEFQTNIAKIFAAGDMRRGQSLVVWAISEGRECARKVDEYLMGHSLLESKDESLLLSTI; this is encoded by the coding sequence ATGGGTAAGCCTACAGGATTCTTAGAATTTACCCGGGAAATGCCCGGCAAAAAACCCGCCCAGGAGCGTGTAAAACACTACAATGAGTTTGTAGAAAGCTACAGCGAGGAAAAACTCAACCAACAATCCGCGCGCTGCATGAACTGCGGTGTCCCCTTCTGCCACAGTGGTTGCCCGCTGGGCAATGTGATTCCGGAGTTCAACGACGCGGTATATAAAAAGAAGTGGAAAGAGGCTTATGATATCCTTACTTCCACGAATAATTTCCCCGAATTCACCGGCAGGATTTGTCCCGCACCCTGCGAAAGCGCGTGCGTACTGGGCATCAACCAACCGCCGGTAGCCATCGAGGAAATAGAAAAACACATTATCGAGATCGCATTCAGCAAAGGCTATGTGAAAGCGAAGAAACCCGCTTTGCGTACCGGTAAGAAAGTGGCCGTGGTAGGATCGGGCCCCGCTGGTCTGGCGGCCGCCGCGCAACTGAACCAGGCCGGCCACTGGGTGACCGTTTTTGAAAGAGACGACGCGGCAGGTGGATTATTACGGTATGGCATACCCGATTTTAAGCTGGAGAAAAAAGTGATCGACAGACGCATCGCGGTGATGGAAGAAGAAGGCATCGAATTCCGTTGCAATACCAATATAGGTGTGGATGTTTCCGTGAGCGACCTGCTCCGTGAGTACCACGCCATCGTACTCGCCGGCGGATCCACTATCCCCCGCGACCTGAATGTAACCGGCCGACAGTTCAACGGTGTACATTATGCGATGGAATTCCTGAAACAACAAAACAAACGTGTGAGCAACCGCAGCTTCACCGAAGCGGAACTCTCCGCCAAAGGAAAAGATGTGGTAGTGATTGGCGGTGGTGACACGGGCTCCGACTGTGTGGGCACTTCCAACCGTCACGGCGCGAAGTCCATCACACAGTTTGAACTCCTTCCGCAGCCTCCGGCGGAAAGAACCGGCTATATGCCCTGGCCCACTTACCCCATGCTCCTGAAGACCACCACTTCACACGAAGAAGGCGTGGAAAGAAAATGGGCGGTGGCCACAAAAGAATTCATCGGAGACGAGAATGGCAAACTGAAAGCGTTGAAAATAGTGGACCTTGAATGGAAATCCGGACCTGAGGGACGTCCTGCCAGCTTCGTGGAAGTGCCCGGTTCAGAAAGGGAAATTCCCTGCCAGCTCGCACTGCTGGCCATGGGCTTCCTCCATCCGCAGAAAGAAGGCATGATCAGCGAACTGGAAGTGGAACTGGATGAAAGGGGCAATGTAAGGGCTTCTGAAAAAGAATTTCAGACCAATATCGCGAAGATATTCGCGGCAGGCGATATGCGCCGCGGACAATCATTGGTGGTATGGGCCATCAGCGAAGGAAGAGAGTGCGCGAGAAAAGTAGATGAATACCTGATGGGACATTCCCTGCTTGAATCGAAGGATGAATCATTACTGCTTAGTACTATTTAA